In the Dolichospermum flos-aquae CCAP 1403/13F genome, ATCAGAATTTTGTACTTTCACTAACCAAGCTGCACCCTGATTTATATCTCTAGCATATTTCAAAGGATTAATTAAAGCCAAAGCTGATAAAACGCCGCTAGTTCCATAAATGTAATTTACACCCCAACGTCCAAACCAACAACCTTCTATTTCTTGTTCTTTCAAAAGATAATCTAAAGACTTTTCTAAATTATCTGGTTGAATTGATAAATTACAAGCCCCCAACATTTCCAATACTCTAGCAGTGACATCAGCCGTATTTGTATCAATCATCGCTTTCAAATCACCATAGGGGACAGAATTGAGCCATTCTTGATCATTATCAAGATCAAAAGCCGCCCAACCACCTGGTTTACATTGCATCGTCGCAATCCAATTTAAAGCCCTATCAATAGCTTGTTTTTTTAGTTCCTCATTTGGCAATTTTGCTTGATGTAAAGCCATGACAACCACAGCCGAATCATCCACATCTGGGTAAAAACGATTTTCAAATTCAAACGCCCAAGCACCGGGTTTTCCCTGCTTGTTTTTGACATTCCAATCACCATAATCGAGAATTTGTTTCTCTATTAACCATGCTCCAGCTTTAACAATAGCCGGATCATTTGGGGCAAAACCTGAATCAATCAAAGCCCGAATCGCCCAAGCTGTATCCCATACAGGAGAAACACAAGGTTGGACACAGTAACTATTTTCTGTTTCAATGGCGAAATTATTAACTGCTTTTAAACCCCGTTCGATCACCGGATCATTAGCATCATAATCTAAACACTTTAAAGCTAACAGAGAATTTAACATTGCGGGAATAATTCCCCCCCAATCACCTGTAACTTCTTGACGTTCTAGAATCCATTTTTCTGCGGCTTTAATTCCTTCATTTCTAAAAGGGACAAAATTAATACTTTCTGCTAATTTAAAGCCATCATCAAGGATATTAAAAATATCTGACCAATCACCATTTTTTGGTAATTCCCAGCAGACATTATTTACACCTTCAGCATATAATTCATCTAAATTAATTGGCTGATCAATGTTAAAAATTGGTTTTCGATCAAAGACAATTAATAATGGCACAGTGCTAGAACGCGCCCAACTCGAAAGTTCATAAATATTGAAGAAAAAATTATCGGGTAGTAACATTACCCAAGGTGGCAAAGAAGGCAGTCCGCGCCAATTATAACAGCCAATTAAAGCTAGATGTAACTTTGTAAAAATCCGAGTTTTGCTAATACCACCTTTAGCTAAAATTAGAGATTTCGCTTTCAGCAATGCGGTATCTGTAGCGGGTACACCTAACAATCTTAAAGCCATATAGGCTTCTACAGTTGTGTTTAAATCTCCACCATCACCATAAAACAATTCCCAACCTCCATGTTCTCGTTGTTGAGAACGGAGATAATTTTCAACTTTATGTAAAGGTCTGGTTTTCTCAGTTCCCCAAATCTTATGTAATAAAACAGCTTCTGAAGTGATGGTAACATTAGACTCTAACTCAGCCCACCAATAACCATCGGGATTTTGAATAGAAAGTAGATGTTTTTGACTTGCGGCTATCGCATCAACAACTTGCTTGACTTTTATTCTATCTTGTGTTTGCATCAAATACCTACCTCAGCACCAAACAATATTTAAATAACATAACCGAATTACGAGAAAATTCTTCCGCAAAATCAGCAAACATTGTATTCTATCCAAGTCAGTAAAAGAATTAAATTTGTCTTTTAAATTTTAAATTGGAGTACAGCAACAGTTATGGCAACAATTATATTCAGTTTGACCCTTCTATCCTTAGTCATTTGGATATTTTTACTCTTATTTTGGGGGCAGTTTTGGCGAGTTAATCACCAATTAGAAGCAAATAAAGATAAAGATATTGATAACAACATCTTACCGACCGTGTGCGTAATAATTCCTGCCCGTAATGAAGCCGATGTCATTCCTGTTAGCTTGCGATCGCTCCTCCTTCAAGACTATCCTGGTAATTTCACCATCTTTTTAGTAGACGATCAAAGTAGCGATGGTACAGCCAATGTTGCCCAAGAAGTAGCCCACAACCTCGACAAAACCCAGCAATTGCAAATTGTTACCAGCACCTCATTACCCCCAGGTTGGACAGGCAAATTGTTATCCATTTTCCTGGGTAAATAATCCCAAAAAAGCTACTGCTGGCGCTGCTGGAGGTTGTATTCTCATTCACTCAGAAGCCCTAAATAGAATTGGTGGGTTGCAAATAATTCGTCAAGCCTTAATTGATGATTGTTCCCTAGCCAAAGCCGTTAAATCAACTCACGGAAAAATCTGGCTAGGATTAAGCACCCTAACCTATAGCTTACGTCCTTACGACTCCCTGAAAACAATTTGGGATATGGTCGCCAGAAGTGCTTACACACAACTAAATTATTCCCCTTTCCTGCTAATAGGCAGCCTGTTGGGAATGACTTTAGTTTATTTATTACCACCGATAGCAATTATTTTCGGTCTGGTATTGGGGAATTGGATAATTACCCTGATTTCTTTCATCGGATATCTACTGATGACTTTTGCTTATTTCCCAATTATTCGTTTTTATAAATGTTCTCCAGTTTTTGCTTTTAGCTTACCCATCATTGCTTTTTTATATACTTCTATGACAATAGATTCAGCATTACAACATTGGCAAGGACGTGGAGGTGCATGGAAAGGTAGAGTATATACCCGTTGACAAGATAAGAGAAGCAAGAGAAGCAGAGAAAGAAATTTCCTTCTTCTTCCTTCTTCTTCCTTCCTCCTGATAGCGAAGCGTGGCGTTAGCCATACTCCTGATAGCGAAGCGCGGCGTTAGCCATACTCCTGAACTCCTTCTTCCCGAGTTTACCCCGTTGACAACCAGTAGCAGACATTTTTTCCCCAAATTCCCATTCTCACCCATTAAACACCAGCCCCAGCATTACCCACACATTAGGATTACTGGTAAAGACAGTAGATCAAAAGTAGTCAGAATATTTAAAAGAAGTCCGGATTGGACATTAGCAATTAGGGATTAAGTTATAGGAAGCGGGACTTGAGAACAGGGAAGAGAAATTTTTTCCATTAACATCAAGTATCATACCGCAGACTAAATTTGATTGTCATGTTTACAGCCAATGATAAAAGCCAAACTCAGAAATTTGCGTGTTATTGACCTCAAGTTCACAGAAGCTTCACAACTAATAGCACAATATCTAGGCTGTACTGTTTTCGGGCAATCAAAGTAAACTTTCTCGTTAGTGAAAAGCTAAGAGTCCTTAAATCAAATCAGGTATAAACTTCAGCATCTTCCTTCGTTTGGGTGTCGTCGGCAAAAACCCAAGTCTTAAATAGACCTGGATTTGATCATAAGAGGTGAAAACTTTTGTATATAAGATGGATGATGAAGGTTTGATCTCCCATAGAAGTTAACCGGATCTGACCATCTCAAAAAAAATTATCTATACCAACTCTGGTAACACAACTACAGTCCAGAGAAATTTCAGCATACCAGGGCATTAACTACTATTCCCCTATTTCCATCCTCAGTTACTCTAATGACTCAAACTTAGAAACAAACACGCATACAGCACTTCCCGGTGTTATGAGGTACATATCTAGCGGGCAAGATGCCCGCACTACAAGAGTTTCATGATTCAACTTTGTACCTCATAAGAGCGGAAACCGCTGTATTTACCCCAGGGGTATGAAATTCTATCCATTATTATCATGAACACCAACTCTAGCAACTCAACTACAGCCTAGAGCTATTTCTTAACGCAGATTTATAGCAAATGTTTGTGTAACTAAGGTGGAACAACCCATTACACCTGCTTTGCTGTAACCGAAATTTATCAAACATTCAAAAAACCAATAACACTACACCATCATGGAACCAAATATTAACGCTACTACACTCGCAGATAACACTCTCATTGAAGACACCACTGCCATTGAAGATATCAGTTCTAATGTAGGCATCACCTCCGAACAAGATCCTACTGCCATTGAAGATATTAGTTCTAATGTAGCCACCACATCCGAACAAGATCCTATCCCTCTTGAAAATACCACCTCCATTGTAGACACCACCTCCGAACAGGATATTAGCTCCAATGTAGATATTAGTTCCAACATAGATAGCACTTCCACCACAAATCCCACACCTATTGAAACCTCATTTCTAACCCTTATAGATCCTGTAACTGGCGAGACTAGCCTTATAGATCCTGTAACGGGCGAGATTATACCCACAGTCAACAAAGATGGCTTTGTCATCAGCGGTGCAAGTGATGATCAATTAGGCTACTCAGTTAGCAACGCCGGTGATATCAACGGTGATGGCATTGGGGATGTAATCATCGGCTCACCTTTGAGTGATCCTAATGACAAATTTAACTCCGGGAAAACTTATGTAGTCTTTGGCAGCAAAGAGAACTTTCAACAAGTCAT is a window encoding:
- the shc gene encoding squalene--hopene cyclase, producing MQTQDRIKVKQVVDAIAASQKHLLSIQNPDGYWWAELESNVTITSEAVLLHKIWGTEKTRPLHKVENYLRSQQREHGGWELFYGDGGDLNTTVEAYMALRLLGVPATDTALLKAKSLILAKGGISKTRIFTKLHLALIGCYNWRGLPSLPPWVMLLPDNFFFNIYELSSWARSSTVPLLIVFDRKPIFNIDQPINLDELYAEGVNNVCWELPKNGDWSDIFNILDDGFKLAESINFVPFRNEGIKAAEKWILERQEVTGDWGGIIPAMLNSLLALKCLDYDANDPVIERGLKAVNNFAIETENSYCVQPCVSPVWDTAWAIRALIDSGFAPNDPAIVKAGAWLIEKQILDYGDWNVKNKQGKPGAWAFEFENRFYPDVDDSAVVVMALHQAKLPNEELKKQAIDRALNWIATMQCKPGGWAAFDLDNDQEWLNSVPYGDLKAMIDTNTADVTARVLEMLGACNLSIQPDNLEKSLDYLLKEQEIEGCWFGRWGVNYIYGTSGVLSALALINPLKYARDINQGAAWLVKVQNSDGGWGETCFSYNDPSLKGKGDSTASQTAWALIGLIAAGEATDKLAIDSIEKGINYLLETQKLDGTWDEEYFTGTGFPCHFYLKYHLYQQYFPLMALGRYQAKCSS